A single window of Alosa alosa isolate M-15738 ecotype Scorff River chromosome 11, AALO_Geno_1.1, whole genome shotgun sequence DNA harbors:
- the LOC125303102 gene encoding E3 ubiquitin-protein ligase RNF12-B-like, translating to MGGKLSRRKSESTAGSEGAPATDPAAAPAEGAAPEEATKEVTATAEDAPEATSEEASAGPLAGVLESMSQTVQETVSAATEQVSVATEQLPTALQAPVDDAIKTASDSAMGMVDSMMAALSVKEEAKEEPAPEPEPAAIPEPTPEPATIPEPVSIPEPEPVAVSQPDPEPAAPEPEPAAPEPEPAAPEPKPVPEPEPLVALSEEPAPEPAAPEPAPASALDDLMAEPVPEALIPTPEPVLAAVDDLALPEVPSPPAEEELPLPTEVADSIQDTLEQCAESSPLDNLQQVTGLKVDLSPADDGMLVPMTWRAWLGKPSQPPPASPTTSSEHSTVHTHTHTHTHTHTHTHTQSPPPPTHTTGLKSARVCVCV from the coding sequence atggGAGGCAAGCTCAGCAGGAGGAAGAGTGAATCTACTGCCGGGTCGGAGGGCGCTCCCGCCACCGACCCCGCCGCCGCGCCAGCAGAGGGCGCTGCCCCTGAGGAGGCCACTAAGGAGGTGACGGCAACTGCAGAGGATGCGCCTGAGGCGACCTCGGAGGAGGCCAGTGCCGGACCCCTGGCGGGCGTCCTGGAGTCGATGAGCCAGACGGTTCAGGAGACAGTGAGCGCGGCAACAGAGCAGGTGAGCGTGGCAACGGAGCAGCTCCCGACAGCCCTGCAGGCTCCCGTGGACGACGCCATAAAGACCGCCTCGGACAGCGCCATGGGCATGGTGGATTCCATGATGGCCGCCCTGAGTGTGAAGGAGGAGGCCAAGGAGGAGCCTGCTCCGGAACCAGAACCTGCTGCCATTCCAGAGCCCACACCAGAACCAGCCACCATTCCAGAACCAGTTTCCATTCCAGAACCAGAGCCTGTGGCAGTTTCACAGCCGGATCCAGAACCCGCTGCTCCTGAACCCGAACCCGCTGCTCCTGAACCCGAACCCGCTGCTCCTGAACCCAAACCAGTTCCTGAGCCTGAGCCGCTGGTGGCTCTGTCTGAGGAGCCCGCCCCTGAACCCGCTGCCCCCGAACCTGCGCCTGCCTCTGCCCTGGACGACCTGATGGCCGAGCCTGTTCCAGAAGCGCTCATTCCCACCCCCGAGCCAGTCCTGGCTGCTGTAGATGACCTGGCCCTGCCCGAGGTGCCCAGCCCCCCTGCGGAGGAGGAGCTCCCCCTGCCCACAGAGGTGGCCGACAGCATCCAGGACACGCTGGAGCAGTGCGCGGAGAGCTCCCCGCTCGACAACCTCCAGCAGGTGACCGGACTGAAAGTGGACTTGAGCCCTGCCGACGACGGGATGCTGGTCCCGATGACCTGGCGGGCGTGGCTGGGGAAGCCCTCACAACCGCCTCCGGCATCGCCAACGACCTCATCTGAGCACAGcactgtgcatacacacacacacacacacacacacacacacacacacacacacacacagagccctccccctcctacacacactacaggactgaagagtgcgcgtgtgtgtgtgtgtgtgtga
- the neto2b gene encoding neuropilin and tolloid-like protein 2 — protein MHRAWMLLLLFKEGFALAQKTKEPQSAVQLPPKSGRQKPDNCGTWVRNLNGGEFTSPNYPNSYPPNKECVFILEAFPRKRIQLEFDDLYYIETSFECRFDNIEVRDGPFGFSPLIDRFCGSRSPGLVTSTGRFMWIKFSSDEELEGLGFKVRYTFPTDPEFHLHVGGLLNPIPDCQFDLTGPDGTIRSSQVDEEGKVKPEEAVDCIWTIRAPPRSKVYLRFLEYQMENSNECKKNFVAVYDGSSAIEDLKAKFCSTVATDIMLDNEVGVVRMWADETSRLSRFRMLFTTFADPPCGPNTFFCHSNMCINNSLVCNGVQNCVFPWDESNCKEKKSKGFFAQMSRTHSMVIAGSSGLVMLLLIASIVVQVRQPRKKVLARRYSRAELHEALELEPPHYELFSLQQERRLSSAEMGDLSQELDSFQKLLGACPAHPAKAHEVQALSRGAGLRGFGSWHGPCRAVAGGIGHSHSAHAAHMHSTHSLDEDPGEEEEEEEEEEEEGLDVAEDEGYAREMDGTSSLEQRVMEEIGCQAFGCSHNHGNTIQQRSLSMDF, from the exons Atgcacagag CCTGGATGTTGCTGCTCCTGTTTAAGGAGGGCTTCGCTCTGGCTCAGAAAACCAAAG AGCCCCAGAGTGCGGTCCAGTTGCCCCCTAAGTCAGGTCGGCAGAAGCCTGATAACTGTGGCACGTGGGTGCGCAACCTCAACGGGGGCGAGTTCACCTCCCCTAACTACCCCAACTCCTACCCCCCCAACAAAGAGTGTGTCTTCATCTTAGAGG CTTTCCCTCGTAAGAGGATCCAATTGGAGTTTGATGACCTCTATTACATTGAGACGTCGTTTGAGTGTCGCTTTGACAACATCGAGGTCCGTGACGGTCCCTTTGGCTTCTCGCCGCTGATTGACCGCTTCTGCGGGTCGCGCAGTCCTGGCCTGGTCACTTCCACTGGACGCTTCATGTGGATCAAGTTCAGCAGCGACGAGGAGCTGGAGGGGCTGGGCTTCAAGGTGCGCTACACCTTCCCCACGGACCCAGAGTTCCACCTGCACGTGGGGGGGCTCCTCAACCCCATACCAG attgcCAGTTTGATCTGACAGGGCCAGACGGCACCATCCGTTCCAGTCAGGTGGATGAGGAGGGGAAGGTGAAGCCTGAGGAGGCTGTAGACTGCATCTGGACCATCAGAGCACCGCCCAGAtctaag gtgtacCTGCGTTTCCTGGAGTATCAGATGGAGAACTCTAACGAGTGCAAGAAGAACTTTGTGGCGGTGTATGACGGCAGCAGCGCCATCGAGGACCTGAAGGCCAAGTTCTGCAGCACGGTGGCCACCGACATCATGCTGGACAACGAGGTGGGCGTCGTCCGCATGTGGGCTGACGAGACCAGCCGCCTAAGCCGCTTCCGCATGCTCTTCACCACCTTTGCCGACC CTCCGTGCGGTCCCAACACATTCTTCTGCCATAGCAACATGTGCATCAACAACTCCCTGGTGTGTAACGGCGTGCAGAATTGTGTGTTCCCCTGGGATGAGAGCAACTGCAAGg AAAAGAAGTCTAAGGGCTTCTTTGCGCAGATGAGCCGGACCCACAGCATGGTGATTGCTGGGAGCTCAGGCCtggtgatgctgctgctgattgCGTCCATCGTGGTCCAGGTGCGCCAGCCGCGCAAGAAGGTTCTGGCCCGCCGCTACAGCCGCGCGGAACTGCACGAGGCCCTGGAGCTGGAGCCACCACACTACGAACTGTTCTCTCTGcag CAGGAGCGGCGTCTGTCCTCTGCGGAGATGGGCGACCTGTCCCAGGAGCTGGACAGCTTCCAGAAGCTGCTTGGCGCATGCCCAGCGCATCCCGCCAAGGCCCACGAA GTGCAGGCGCTGAGCCGTGGCGCGGGGTTGCGGGGGTTCGGCAGCTGGCACGGGCCCTGCCGGGCAGTCGCCGGGGGTATTGGTCACTCCCACTCTGCACACgccgcacacatgcacagcacgCACAGCCTGGACGAGGACCctggcgaggaggaggaggaggaggaggaggaggaggaggagggactgGATGTGGCGGAGGACGAAGGCTATGCACGCGAGATGGACGGCACCAGCAGCCTGGAGCAGAGGGTCATGGAGGAGATCGGCTGCCAGGCCTTCGGCTGCAGCCATAACCATGGCAACACCATACAACAGAGATCCCTCTCCATGGACTTCTGA